DNA from Arthrobacter sp. PvP023:
GGCGAAATCCTCCTGCCGGACAAACTGGGCATGTTCGATCCGTCCCCGGATGCCCGCGGCCTCGAAGGCGTCCAGCGCCACCTGGTTCGCGGCGTCGCCGATGGCGTGGACTGCGGGGACGAAGCCGGCTTCCCTGGCCCGGACGAGCAGCGCCAGCAGTTCCGGTTCGCTAACGGTGAGCAGGCCCCGCCCGCCGTGCGGATAAGGGTCCACGCAGTAGGCGGTGCGCGTGTTGAGCGAGCCGTCGATCAGCACCTTGAGCGGCCCCACCCGGAGCAGGCCGTTCCCACCGGGGATGTCCTGCCCTGTCCGCATGGCCCCGCGCCGCGCAAGGTCCAGATGCTCCGGATAGACGCCAGCCTCCACTCGCAGGGAACCGAACCCGCCGCTGACCCGCCGCAGCCACACATCGCGGTTCCAGGTCATCTCGAAGTCCACCATCCCCACCACCCCGCGGGCGGCGGCCTTCCGCGCCGCCTCATCGACCCAGGCGTCCACCACTGCGTCAGGCAGCCTGCCGAGCTCGCGGGTCAGGGCAAACGCCGCATCCTCCCGCAGCAGGCCGCCGACATCCACCTCCACCCCGTAGCGTTTGGCTGCGGCGCTGTTCAGCCAGACGCAGTGCAGGTCGTGGCTGATGAGCGCCGCAGGGCGGCCCTGTGTCGCAGCGTCGAGCATGGCCAGGCTGGGAACGTCCGCCCAGACGGCGTCACGGAAGCCTACGCCCACCAGCGTCGGGCCGCTGCCGCCGTCGTTCTCGCCGTGCACCGCAACGCTGAGACGACCGTCGGCGAGACGGGACCGAACGACGTCGACGGCGTCAGTTGCCGACGCGGCGTGCGACAGGTCGATGCGGTTGGCGGCCATGGCCCACTGGGTCATGTGCACATGCTCATCCCACAGGCCCGGGATGGCGTACCGGCCGCCGAAGTCAACGGTGCGGCCACCGCTCCGGTGCCCA
Protein-coding regions in this window:
- a CDS encoding amidohydrolase, with amino-acid sequence MPEPAAPDLVLASVRQPRGRDCVDIHIAGGVVTRITAADGHRSGGRTVDFGGRYAIPGLWDEHVHMTQWAMAANRIDLSHAASATDAVDVVRSRLADGRLSVAVHGENDGGSGPTLVGVGFRDAVWADVPSLAMLDAATQGRPAALISHDLHCVWLNSAAAKRYGVEVDVGGLLREDAAFALTRELGRLPDAVVDAWVDEAARKAAARGVVGMVDFEMTWNRDVWLRRVSGGFGSLRVEAGVYPEHLDLARRGAMRTGQDIPGGNGLLRVGPLKVLIDGSLNTRTAYCVDPYPHGGRGLLTVSEPELLALLVRAREAGFVPAVHAIGDAANQVALDAFEAAGIRGRIEHAQFVRQEDFARFGRLGLTASVQPAHALDDRDAADANWGDRTDRAFPLRSLLAAGATLALGSDAPVAPLDPWITMSAATTRSGLDGRGPWHPEQAITREEALGASARGLRRISVGDPADIAVLNDDPLEVSDGVFASMPVAATLIAGRFTYDDGLTYDDGTVASEA